From the genome of Bacillota bacterium:
ATTGCGCGGGGAAACTGCGACGCAGAGATCGATCAGCTTTTAATCGAGTGGCCGCTTCAGGCCCCTTACGCCTTTTTGCAGGTAGAAAGCCTGCGCCTTCTGGTAACTCACGGGCATCAGGCCCCGTTCCAGGAATTGCAGGCGCAGGCAGAGCGCTACCGGGTTCGGCTGCTGATTTCCGGACATACTCACCTTCCCGAAATTTCAAAGGAGAGGGGAGTCGTTTTTCTCAATCCCGGCTCTCCTTCTCTCCCAAAGGGCACCCCGGCAAGACCCACGGCTGCTCTGGTTGATGAAAGAAGCGTCCGGCTGATTGATGCAGAAACCGGCCAAACCCTGAACGAGGTTTTCTTTTAAAGCTACAGAGCGCGTTTTACCTTGCCTGCTTTAAGACAGCGCGTGCAAACTTTAAGACGAACAGGCCTTCCGTTGACGACCGTCCGGATGGATTGCAGGTTCGGAGACCAGGTTCTTTTGGTGCGGATGTGGGAATGGCTGACCTGCATTCCAACCTTTACCCCTTTTCCGCAAAG
Proteins encoded in this window:
- the yfcE gene encoding phosphodiesterase, with the protein product MRLGIISDTHGSAAAWEKAMSAVFKEVELIIHAGDVLYHGPRNPLPEGYDPQRLAALINKAPVPVIIARGNCDAEIDQLLIEWPLQAPYAFLQVESLRLLVTHGHQAPFQELQAQAERYRVRLLISGHTHLPEISKERGVVFLNPGSPSLPKGTPARPTAALVDERSVRLIDAETGQTLNEVFF
- a CDS encoding 50S ribosomal protein L28, translated to MAKCALCGKGVKVGMQVSHSHIRTKRTWSPNLQSIRTVVNGRPVRLKVCTRCLKAGKVKRAL